In the genome of Schistocerca piceifrons isolate TAMUIC-IGC-003096 chromosome X, iqSchPice1.1, whole genome shotgun sequence, one region contains:
- the LOC124722750 gene encoding very-long-chain 3-oxoacyl-CoA reductase, which yields VKLKELSKFSVVTGATDGIGKAYAFALAKKGLNILLISRSREKLIAVATEIQNIHRVSTEFVQVDFTIYDNTTYSPIAEKLSSLDIGVLVNNVGMSYSYPEYLHDVPNKEKLFLNIINCNIGSVTQMTQLVIPSMLSKGRGVIINVSSTAALIPSPLLTVYAASKAYTEKFSRDLADEYRHKGLVIQCVSPGYVATKMSKIRRPSLMAPDAKKYVDSALKKVGVTESTTGYFPHSILVGPYSKKPLTF from the exons gtcaaattgaaagaactgagcaag TTTTCAGTTGTCACAGGAGCAACAGATGGAATTGGGAAAGCTTATGCATTTGCT cTTGCAAAGAAAGGACTGAACATTTTGCTTATTAGCCGATCTCGTGAAAAGTTGATAGCTGTTGCAACAGAGATAC aaaatatCCATAGAGTCTCCACAGAATTTGTACAAGTAGATTTCACAATATATGACAACACTACCTATTCTCCTATAGCAGAAAAGTTATCAAGTTTGGATATTGGAGTTCTTGTCAACAATGTTGGAATGAGTTACTCTTATCCAGAGTACCTGCATGATGTGCCAAATAAGGAAAAACTGTTCCTAAATATTATAAACTGCAATATTGGTTCTGTAACTCAAATGACACAGCTAGTCATTCCTAGCATGCTAAGCAAGGGAAGAGGTGTGATAATCAATGTATCATCAACAGCAGCACTTATTCCAAGCCCGTTGCTAACTGTATATGCAGCATCTAAG GCATACACAGAAAAATTCTCGAGAGACCTTGCAGATGAATACCGGCACAAAGGTCTAGTAATACAGTGTGTTTCACCTGGATACGTGGCTACCAAAATGAGCAAAATTCGGAGACCATCTCTCATGGCACCAGATGCCAAAAAATATGTTGACAGTGCTCTAAAAAAAGTGGGAGTGACAGAAAGTACAACTGGATATTTTCCACACAGTATTCTGGTAGGACCATACTCAAAAAAGCCTTTAACTTTCTGA